One Pagrus major chromosome 11, Pma_NU_1.0 genomic region harbors:
- the LOC141005125 gene encoding dynein regulatory complex protein 11 — MSQRKYNQLWANVHLELSRLLTEELPAEPPRPEKDRVVFFQRLAMLYVRYIQIFRQLEKVYDQVVHPQKRQLIRVILDGVMGRVLELKNEMVEKEFSEYHYMDDVLHDLKLKPADLEIPIPRYFISERSKEFQQRKTMLTDILKMVEDTESPEPLKAKDMSQEEALKIIQVAERARQGRLRAKLNEESRNMNRMYSSKDSGTADIELASVCIQKVWRGYIQRKRAKIARDEEMTFLGMAMDPKYQVPLPAEITAQAIEASLRIKQEEYEDDYQKSVVAVTNKIRDVEGDDISKTMKDQIQQWFIECRDATGSFPDYPDVEDGGSALIFAEKDPQQLMEEIAAKEEEDSNNKPKGKEEKKEKGKKDKGKDEEEEEEEAGLKMLPSAFLPDLEVGNKTFVDFWKTRNESRNFNQRHEVELIQEEKRKDVETEIRLQVDEQMRQKLAEWKLAVDKDKGGKTKGIAKKKKGSKSGKKKKKEKDLTSDRTLESLCQELVENGLLKQANNVRLQDYLGDYSYLGTTLRQNDIEPMPSLSDVRQVLSLYAILPLGSQVVHEKAPLIKAILLAGPAGVGKKMLIHAICQETGANLFDLSPLNTAGKYPGKSGLAMMLHMVFKVARLLQPSIIWIEDTEKMFYKKVPKEEKELDPKRLKKDLPKSLKLIKGEDRVLIIGTTKDPSSADIKSLCKMYSKIILIPRPDYGSRYILWKQLIKKQGGELTRALDLSSLAKISDGYTPGHMVQVIQSTITKRRILQQANRPLSAAEFVAPLAKIDPVFQDEEEALKNWYAKTPLGKKRIKAATGKEEEEAPAKGKDVKKKKGKK, encoded by the exons ATGTCTCAAAG GAAATACAACCAGCTATGGGCAAATGTCCATTTGGAGCTGAGCCGTCTGCTAACTGAGGAACTGCCTGCTGAGCCCCCTCGCCCAGAAAAGGACAGGGTAGTGTTCTTCCAGCGTCTGGCCATGCTTTATGTGCGCTACATCCAAATCTTCAGACAGCTGGAGAAGGTGTATGACCAAGTGGTCCACCCACAGAAGAGACAACTTATTCGGGTGATTCTCGATGGTGTGATGGGGAGGGTGTTAGAGCTGAAGAATGAAATGGTGGAAAAAGAGTTCTCAGAGTACCACTACATGGATGATGTCCTTCACGACTTGAAGCTCAAACCT GCAGACCTTGAGATCCCTATCCCTCGCTATTTCATCAGTGAGCGCAGCAAAGAATTCCAACAACGAAAGACGATGCTGACAGATATCCTTAAAATGGTGGAGGATACTGAAAGCCCAGAG CCTCTAAAGGCCAAGGACATGAGTCAAGAGGAGGCCCTGAAGATAATTCAAGTGGCAGAGAGGGCCCGCCAAGGTCGGCTGAGGGCAAAGTTGAATGAAGAGAGCAGAAATATGAACAGGATGTACAGCTCAAAGGACTCTGGGACAGCTGACATTGAGTTGGCCTCCGTTTGTATTCAGAAG GTGTGGAGGGGTTACATACAGAGGAAGAGGGCAAAGATTGCTCGGGATGAAGAAATGACTTTTCTGGGAATG GCCATGGATCCAAAATACCAGGTGCCACTCCCTGCAGAAATTACTGCTCAGGCCATTGAAGCTTCATTGCGCATCAAACAGGAGGAGTACGAGGATGACTATCAAAAGTCTGTAGTGGCTGTCACAAACAAAATACGGGACGTGGAGGGTGATGACATCAGCAAGACCATGAAAGACCAGATCCAACAGTGGTTCATTGAATGCCG TGATGCTACGGGATCGTTCCCAGACTACCCGGATGTAGAGGACGGAGGCTCGGCCCTAATCTTTGCTGAAAAGGACCCTCAGCAG TTAATGGAAGAAATAGCtgcaaaggaagaagaagattccaacaacaaaccaaaagggaaggaggagaagaaggaaaagggTAAAAAGGACAAGGGgaaggatgaagaagaagaa GAAGAGGAAGCAGGTTTGAAGATGCTGCCTTCGGCTTTTCTGCCAGACTTGGAAGTGGGAAACAAAACCTTTGTAG ATTTTTGGAAAACCCGCAATGAGTCCAGAAACTTCAACCAGAGGCACGAGGTGGAGCTGATCcaggaagaaaagaggaaagatgtTGAGACAGAAATCCGACTACAG GTAGATGAGCAAATGAGACAAAAGCTGGCTGAATGGAAGCTGGCTGTGGATAAAGACAAGGGTGGTAAAACCAAAGGAATTGCCAAG AAAAAGAAAGGATCTAAGagtgggaagaagaagaaaaaggagaaggatTTGACATCTGATAG GACTCTTGAGTCTCTGTGCCAGGAGCTGGTGGAAAATGGCTTGTTGAAACAGGCAAATAATGTTAGGCTGCAGGATTACTTGG GTGACTATAGCTACCTTGGCACCACACTGAGGCAAAATGACATTGAGCCCATGCCATCACTGTCAGATGTGCGGCAGGTCTTATCTCTGTATGCAATTTTACCATTAG GCTCTCAGGTGGTACATGAGAAGGCTCCTCTGATAAAAGCCATCCTGCTGGCAGGGCCGGCAGGTGTAGGTAAGAAGATGTTGATCCATGCAATCTGCCAGGAAACAGGTGCCAACCTGTTCGATCTGTCTCCTCTGAACACGGCAGGAAAGTACCCAGGCAAGAGCGGCCTCGCCATGATGCTTCACATGGTGTTTAAG GTTGCAAGATTGCTACAACCTTCCATAATATGGATTGAAGACACGGAAAAAATGTTCTACAAGAAAGTTCccaaggaagaaaaagag TTGGATCCCAAACGCTTGAAGAAAGACTTGCCCAAGTCTCTCAAGTTGATCAAAGGAGAGGATCGAGTCCTGATCATAGGAACAACTAAAGACCCATCAAGTGCTGATATCAAGTCACTGTGCAAAATGTACAGCAAAATCATCCTCATCCCGAGACCGGACTATGGCTCAAGATACA TCTTGTGGAAGCAACTGATCAAAAAGCAGGGAGGTGAGTTAACCAGAGCACTGGACCTCAGCTCTCTTGCGAAGATTTCTGATGGCTACACGCCAGGTCACATGGTCCAGGTGATACAGAGTACTATCACCAAGCGTCGCATCCTACAGCAGGCAAACCGGCCACTGAGCGCTGCTGAGTTTGTTGCTCCATTAGCCAAGATTGACCCTGTGTTCCAGGACGAAGAGGAGGCCCTTAAA AACTGGTATGCGAAGACGCCCTTGGGAAAGAAGAGGATTAAAGCTGCCACcggaaaggaagaagaagaggcacCAGCTAAAggaaaagatgtaaaaaagaagaaagggaaaaaataa